GGAGCCTGCTCGACGTCGGCGCGCTCGGCATGACGATCGGCCAGGCGATCGGCCGCATCGGCAACATCATCAACGGGGACATCGTGGGCTACAAGACCAACGGCTGGGGCTTCGAGTACACGAACCCCAACACGTTCGCAACGCCCAATGTCCCGGTTCAGCCGGCGAGCTTGTACGAGCTCCTCATCAGCCTCGGGCTCTTCCTGCTCCTCTGGAACCTCCGCAAGCGGATTCATCCGGAGGGGATGCTGGCGATGCTTTATATCGTGCTCTACTCGGTCAGTCAGTTCTTCATCTTCTTTGTGCGCGATAACGTCGTGGTCCTGGGCGGGCTGAAACAGGCGCAAGTCACGTCCCTGGTGGTCATCGCCTTGAGCCTGCCGGTGATCGCCTACCTGCTTCGCAAAGAACGCCTCGCGCGCCCATCAGAGACCAAGCCGGCGGAAACGCCGTCGACCGCGGGCGAGGTCGCGACCTAAGCCGCGCGCTTGCGGCGTTCGCCGCGCTTGAGCAGCAACTCGAGGAATCGCTCTGGCTGGAATTCCGCCTTCTCGACGATCGACTCGACCTTGCCATCGAGACGCTGCCGATCCTCGGCGGTCAGCACCTTGGCCGTGTGGACGAGGATCGGAATCCGGCCGATGTCCTTGTCGCGGCGCAGCGCCGCGATGACTTCGAACCCGTCGACCCCCGGCATGACGAGGTCGAGAATGACCAGGTCCGGCTTGTTGCGGAGGGCCTGCTCGATGCCGGTCCGAGCATTGTCGACGGCACTCACACGGACGTTGAAGGGTTTGAGGACCGCCTTGACCAGGCTGATCGCCTGCAGATCGTCATCGATGACCAGGACATTCGCCGGCATCTTCTTGGCGCGCTTGCCGTCGGCCATAAGATCGAATCTCACCATCAGCTGGACGAGCTGCTGGCGGTCGACGGGCTTGGTCAGGACGTCAACGTCCGCCACCGTGACGGGCGGGCCATCGGCGGCCGACATCACCACCAGCGGGATCTCTCGGGTGCGCGGATCCTTCCGCAGTTCCTTGATCAGCGCCGGAGCGCCGCTGAGCGGCAGGTGGGCGTCGATCAAGATGGCGAGCGGCTGGAGGTGCGTCGCCTTCTCCAGGGCGCGGGGACCGTTCTCGACGTACACCACCTCGTAACCGGCGCGCTTGAGGAAGGGCTCGATCCGCTGGCGCGAGACCATGTCGTTGTCGGCCACCAGGATGTCCGGCGGTCGACCCTCACGATCCACCACCGGTGGGTCGGCACTCGCGGCGCGGCTGCCAGTCAGCGACCGCACCGCCTCGCCGAGGGTGACGGCGCTGTCGTGCAGGTACTTGAGATACTCGCGACGCTCCTCGACCGTTAGCGCGTGGGTATGGTCGTCGAGTAGCACGCTCGAAAACCCGATGAGCGAGTTGAGCCGCGAGTTGATCAGGTGGCTTTGCTCGGGGCTCAGACCGGCGCTCGGGGTGATCACCGGTCCAGTGCCAACCCCGGGCCGCTCCTGCGCCCTGGTCTCTTCCAGGGCTTTCCGGATCTGCTGCATCTCGTCGTTCTGGGCCTGGATCTCGGCGGTCAGCGCCTGCCGGCGCGACACCCAGTCCGATGCCAGCCGGTTCGACTGCTCGGCGAGCTCCGCATGACGACCCTGCAAGGCAAGGTGCTGCTCGCGCTCGCTGCCCAGGTCCCGCTCCAGTCCCGCGGCGTGTTCCTTCAATGGGTTGAGCTCGGCAAGCAGGCGCTCGCGGTCGAGGCCCCACTGGATCTGGTCGGCCTGGAGCGCATCGCGGTCGCTCGTGACCATACCCAGCTGATCACGCACCCGGTCGCGATCGGCCGCCGCCGCGTCACGATCCGCCGCGAGCCGATCGCGCTCTTGCCGCGCGGCGTCCAGGTCGCGCTCGAGCTGCGCCAGGCGCTTACGCTCGCCGGCGATCGTTTCATTGACGGTCCGGAGCGTCGCGCGGAGCCGGTCCTCTTCGTCCTTGATCGCCTGGCGTTCGGCGGACCACTGACGGGCGGCCTCCTCATGGCGGGCGAGCTCAGCCGTAAGCGTCTCGGCCATCGATTCGACCCGCGCGAGGAACTGCCGACCCTCGGAAACGGCCTCGCCAAGCGAGCTGGACAGGTCGGGCGAGTCCGGCACGCCCCTATAACGGCGGGTGGTGCCGGGGCTGGCGCCTCGGCTCAAAGCGGCCTTCGGGCGGCTGGACGACGCATCGGCCCGTTAGGAGGAAATGACCTCGGTCCGGATCAGCGGGCCCTTCTCGGGGGGCTGGCCGGGCGGGTCGGGCGGCCGGTCCGCCGCCGCCTCCTGGCTGAGGATCTCGTTGCAGAGAGCGACGCAGAGATGGCAGATGTAGACGTCGGACGGACCGGCGACGAGGCGGACTTCCCCCTGCTTCTTTCCGCAAAACGAGCAGCGGCGCACCGGGCGGTCCACGATCGTGATTATCTCAGAGCATTTCCTTGATTGCGACGGCGACGGTCCGGGTGATCCCCTTGACCGCCATCAGTTCGTCCACCGAGGCGCTGCGGATGTTGTCGACGCTGCCGAACTGGCGGACCAGCGCCCGCCGGCGGACCGGTCCGAGCCCGCTGATCCCGTCGAGCACCGACGCGAAGGCGTCCTTCTTCCGGACGACGCGATGAAACGTGATCGCGAAGCGGTGCGCCTCGTCCCGGACACGCTGAACCAGGAAGAGCGCCTCGGAGTCCAGCGGCAGCCGGATCGGTTCGCTCTCACCGGGCCGGAAAAGCTCCTCCTGCTCCTTGGCCAGGCCGAAGGTCGCCACCGACGCAAGCCCCATCGATTCCAAGACCTCCCTCGCGGCCGACAGCTGGCCCTTGCCCCCGTCGATCAAGACCAGGTCTGGCAGCCGGCTGAAGCTGGGTTCCTCGGGAGTGCCTTCCTCGGAACGAGCGTGCCGGCTGAAGCGGCGCCGCAGCACTTCCTGCAGCATGGCGAAATCGTTGGCGCCCTGCACGGTCTTGATTCGAAAGTGCCGATAGTGCGCTGGCTTGGGGCGGCCATCTTCGAAGACGACCATCGAGCCGACCGGGTACTTGCCCTGGATGTTCGAGATGTCGTAGCACTCGATCCGCACGGGCAGCGCCGGCAGCTCGAGCCGCGCCTGGAGATCGTTCAGCAGCGAGGCCGTCCGCTCGGCGTCGTAGTCGAGCTTGATCCGCATCTGCCGCATCGTCTCGGCGGCGTTGGCGGCCGCCTGCTCGAGCAGCTCGCGCTGCTTCCCTCGCTGGGGCACCCGGACGGTCACGATGCTGCCGCGTCGCTCGGTCAGCCATTGCTCGATCAGCTCGCGGTCGGGCAGCGCCTCGGGGACGAAGACTTCCTTGGGGATGTGCGTGGCGTTCGCGTAGTACTGACTGACAAACGCGTTGAGGATGTCAGCATTCGACTGGTCCTTGCCGAGGCCGACGAGATCGAAGTTCTCCGAGCCGGAGAGCCTGCCCTCGCGGACGCTGAAGACGCGCACCGATCCCTGGCCGTCGGCTCGCGCCAGGCCAAAGAGATCCTGGTCGTAGCGGCCCATCGCCAGCACTTTCTGGCGCTCCGCCATCCGTTGCATCGCGTCCAGGCGATCCCGGTAGCGGGCGGCGGCCTCGTATTCGAGCTTGTCCGCCGCCTCTTGCATCTGCTGCTTCAGCCGCTTCGCCACGTGGTCGGAGCGGCCGTCGAGGAAGCTTGCGACCTGATTCAGCTGCTCGTGGTAATCCTCGCGGTTGATGAATCCCGCGCATGGCGCCGAACAAAGACTCAAGTGATAGTAAAAGCAGGGACGCCCGAGCGCGAACTCCGAGTCTTTGCAACTCCGATACGGGATGACCCGCCGGACGGTTTTCAACGTGGTGCGTAGCGCGATCGCATGCGTGTAGGGTCCCCAGTAGCGGGCGCCATCGTTGGCGGGCCGGCGCACCAACGTGATGCGCGGGAAATCCTCGTTCAGAGGCAGTTTTATATACAGATAGTTCTTGTCGTCGCGCAGCCGGATGTTGAAGCGAGGACGATGCCGCTTGATCATCGTCTGCTCGAGGACCAGCGCCTCTTTTTCAGTCGCCGTCGTGATGACTTCGAATTCGTAGACGCGGGCGACCATGGCGGCGATGTGCTCGGGTAACACGCTCGAGGCCTGGAAGTAGTTCGGGACACGATTGCGCAGGCTCAACGCCTTGCCCACGTAGATGACGCGCGCCTGGATGTCACGCATCAGATAGACACCTGGCGTCTCGGGCAGTGCCTTGAGCCGTTCGCGGAGATAGTCCGGCCGCTCCGTCAGGGGAGCCGCCTTTTTGGTCGCCGTGGCCACGTGCTTAGGCTATCGCGAGCTCCTGGTCGAGCACACGCTTGAGGTACTGGCCGGTATACGACCGGGGATTTCGGACGATCTCCTCCGGGCTGCCGGCCGCGACCACTTCGCCCCCCTTGTCGCCGCCTTCGGGACCGAGATCGATGATGTGATCGGCAGTCTTCAAAACGTCCAAATTGTGCTCGATGACGACGACGGTGTTTCCGGCATCGACAAGCCGTTGCAGGACGTTCAGCAGTCGCTCGATGTCCGCGAAGTGCAGGCCGGTCGTGGGCTCATCAAGAATGTAGAAGGTCTTCCCGGTATCACGCCGGCTGAGTTCTTCCGTCAGTTTGACGCGCTGCGCCTCGCCGCCCGACAGTTGGGTGGCGGGCTGGCCCAGCCTGATGTAGCCCAAGCCGACTTCGCAGAGCGTCTGCATCTTGCGCCGGATTCGCGGTATCCGGTCAAAAAATTCCGTCGCCTCCTCGACGCTCATGTCGAGCACAT
This DNA window, taken from Candidatus Dormiibacterota bacterium, encodes the following:
- the lgt gene encoding prolipoprotein diacylglyceryl transferase; its protein translation is MLVKIPIDPVLVTIGGLKIHWYGIMIAIGLYVGIQVALRDSARRGISGEQLMNVALLAAVLGIAGGRLYYVVQNDPSFFLHHPAQIIAVWQGGMAFFGAMFGGALAVAISSWRWKIPFWSLLDVGALGMTIGQAIGRIGNIINGDIVGYKTNGWGFEYTNPNTFATPNVPVQPASLYELLISLGLFLLLWNLRKRIHPEGMLAMLYIVLYSVSQFFIFFVRDNVVVLGGLKQAQVTSLVVIALSLPVIAYLLRKERLARPSETKPAETPSTAGEVAT
- a CDS encoding response regulator, which codes for MPDSPDLSSSLGEAVSEGRQFLARVESMAETLTAELARHEEAARQWSAERQAIKDEEDRLRATLRTVNETIAGERKRLAQLERDLDAARQERDRLAADRDAAAADRDRVRDQLGMVTSDRDALQADQIQWGLDRERLLAELNPLKEHAAGLERDLGSEREQHLALQGRHAELAEQSNRLASDWVSRRQALTAEIQAQNDEMQQIRKALEETRAQERPGVGTGPVITPSAGLSPEQSHLINSRLNSLIGFSSVLLDDHTHALTVEERREYLKYLHDSAVTLGEAVRSLTGSRAASADPPVVDREGRPPDILVADNDMVSRQRIEPFLKRAGYEVVYVENGPRALEKATHLQPLAILIDAHLPLSGAPALIKELRKDPRTREIPLVVMSAADGPPVTVADVDVLTKPVDRQQLVQLMVRFDLMADGKRAKKMPANVLVIDDDLQAISLVKAVLKPFNVRVSAVDNARTGIEQALRNKPDLVILDLVMPGVDGFEVIAALRRDKDIGRIPILVHTAKVLTAEDRQRLDGKVESIVEKAEFQPERFLELLLKRGERRKRAA
- the uvrC gene encoding excinuclease ABC subunit UvrC, whose translation is MATATKKAAPLTERPDYLRERLKALPETPGVYLMRDIQARVIYVGKALSLRNRVPNYFQASSVLPEHIAAMVARVYEFEVITTATEKEALVLEQTMIKRHRPRFNIRLRDDKNYLYIKLPLNEDFPRITLVRRPANDGARYWGPYTHAIALRTTLKTVRRVIPYRSCKDSEFALGRPCFYYHLSLCSAPCAGFINREDYHEQLNQVASFLDGRSDHVAKRLKQQMQEAADKLEYEAAARYRDRLDAMQRMAERQKVLAMGRYDQDLFGLARADGQGSVRVFSVREGRLSGSENFDLVGLGKDQSNADILNAFVSQYYANATHIPKEVFVPEALPDRELIEQWLTERRGSIVTVRVPQRGKQRELLEQAAANAAETMRQMRIKLDYDAERTASLLNDLQARLELPALPVRIECYDISNIQGKYPVGSMVVFEDGRPKPAHYRHFRIKTVQGANDFAMLQEVLRRRFSRHARSEEGTPEEPSFSRLPDLVLIDGGKGQLSAAREVLESMGLASVATFGLAKEQEELFRPGESEPIRLPLDSEALFLVQRVRDEAHRFAITFHRVVRKKDAFASVLDGISGLGPVRRRALVRQFGSVDNIRSASVDELMAVKGITRTVAVAIKEML